One Streptomyces fagopyri DNA window includes the following coding sequences:
- a CDS encoding phosphotransferase, with translation MGVPLMPGPPGPPALEEAADTAYRDFVRYAKAFGSFGRGHHNLNYMVRPLTERDSRLVACDDGAPVTVRERIPSALPVVIRTWQDEAEILNTIWDVLPHVPRCLVKHRDLTILSYVEGMPLSRICPNDNPLDSGLVLALADLLADMTQVRRQHLPPLPPSWPRSSRDSRAFLRTLAFAAEEQIRQRNWGEFGGLFAMLGIPEDALVRFAERVPALISRPFSLLHTDLHRDNVIVSYDGDPPLICVDWELASYGDPLHDLATHLVRMRYPDYQWPEVIEAWREAMGRRRPAAVHGLDRDLRHYVAFERAQSVYPDVIRAAMSLGDSTRRQELDAATGAVHRALLAAEEPLRLARVPDETAIERILFRWNESHGGRYERHWSRQPIVWRADERILPHPCFPKTAVSEALFEEGAASADRVFKGTAHLNTAVRVSGVPFPVMVRRKVGTANARERRFLHEHVVLGAIERSSVSVRAPRVLALGTSGLTEQFTIHSYEGPADGLRPPDHPVDGLRPYEADDLVDQLLALTFVDCDELDQDMRGLNFYPGLRDELVRMVNELPKSTRDLMRELGLPNGYRLGEIFDRHTQTLVPRRPVLLHGDLNPWNLVRADRGLVLIDWEMALIGDPLYDLVRHMHLTPTRPEIRERLFARWARVLPEECTKGWYEDWRVYRWMEVVRSAYVDLDRLVMGDSLDAPNVRRAVDSYAMTLAGAIAALGLPGKPMANPYLARALPHGHHGVQRTAGVSADF, from the coding sequence AGGCATTCGGATCGTTCGGCCGGGGTCACCACAACCTGAACTACATGGTGAGGCCGCTCACGGAACGTGACTCCCGGCTGGTGGCGTGCGACGACGGCGCGCCGGTGACGGTGCGGGAACGTATCCCCTCGGCGCTGCCCGTGGTCATCAGGACCTGGCAGGACGAGGCGGAGATCCTCAACACGATCTGGGACGTGCTGCCGCACGTTCCGCGATGCCTGGTCAAGCACCGTGATCTGACGATTCTCAGCTATGTGGAGGGCATGCCGCTGTCGCGCATCTGCCCGAACGACAATCCGCTGGACTCCGGCTTGGTTCTGGCACTCGCGGATCTCCTGGCGGACATGACGCAGGTGCGCAGACAGCATCTGCCTCCGCTGCCACCGTCCTGGCCCCGCTCCAGCCGTGACAGCAGAGCCTTTCTGCGGACGTTGGCGTTCGCGGCGGAGGAGCAGATCAGACAGCGCAATTGGGGCGAATTCGGCGGCCTTTTCGCGATGCTGGGCATTCCCGAGGACGCGCTAGTGCGATTCGCCGAGAGAGTGCCGGCGCTGATCAGCCGCCCCTTCAGTCTGCTCCACACCGACCTGCACCGGGACAACGTGATCGTCTCCTACGACGGTGACCCGCCCCTGATCTGCGTCGACTGGGAGCTTGCGAGCTACGGCGACCCGTTGCACGACCTTGCCACGCACCTCGTGCGGATGCGTTATCCCGACTACCAGTGGCCCGAGGTGATCGAGGCATGGCGTGAGGCGATGGGCCGACGGCGTCCCGCGGCGGTGCACGGGCTCGACCGCGACCTCAGGCACTACGTCGCCTTCGAGCGTGCCCAGTCCGTCTACCCGGACGTGATCCGCGCCGCGATGTCGCTGGGTGACTCCACCAGGCGGCAGGAACTGGACGCCGCGACCGGTGCGGTGCACCGGGCACTGCTGGCGGCCGAGGAACCACTGAGGCTCGCGAGAGTGCCGGACGAGACTGCGATCGAGCGGATCCTCTTCAGGTGGAACGAGTCACACGGAGGCCGGTACGAACGTCACTGGTCCCGTCAGCCGATCGTTTGGAGGGCCGACGAGAGAATCCTTCCGCACCCGTGTTTTCCCAAGACGGCTGTGAGTGAGGCCCTGTTCGAGGAGGGGGCCGCGTCCGCGGACCGGGTGTTCAAAGGAACGGCTCATCTCAACACGGCGGTACGGGTGTCCGGCGTGCCCTTTCCCGTCATGGTCCGCCGGAAGGTCGGCACGGCGAACGCGCGGGAGCGCAGGTTCCTCCACGAGCATGTCGTCCTCGGAGCCATCGAGCGGTCGAGCGTTTCGGTGCGTGCGCCGCGCGTGTTGGCTCTGGGGACCAGCGGCCTGACGGAACAGTTCACCATCCACTCGTACGAAGGGCCGGCGGACGGGCTCCGGCCACCGGATCACCCCGTGGACGGTCTGCGCCCGTACGAGGCGGACGATCTCGTGGACCAACTGCTGGCCCTGACCTTCGTGGACTGTGACGAGTTGGATCAGGACATGAGGGGATTGAACTTCTACCCCGGACTCCGTGACGAGCTGGTTCGCATGGTGAACGAATTGCCCAAGTCGACCCGGGACCTGATGCGAGAACTCGGGCTCCCCAACGGCTACCGCCTCGGCGAGATCTTCGACCGCCACACCCAGACCCTGGTACCGCGTCGACCCGTACTCCTGCACGGCGACCTCAACCCATGGAATCTGGTGCGCGCCGATAGAGGGTTGGTCCTCATCGACTGGGAGATGGCTCTCATAGGCGACCCCCTGTACGACCTGGTCCGCCACATGCATCTGACGCCCACCCGGCCTGAGATCCGTGAGCGTCTGTTCGCCCGCTGGGCCCGTGTGCTGCCGGAGGAGTGCACGAAGGGCTGGTACGAGGACTGGCGGGTCTATCGGTGGATGGAAGTGGTCCGCTCGGCGTACGTGGATCTCGACCGCTTGGTGATGGGCGACAGCCTGGACGCGCCGAACGTCCGCCGGGCGGTGGACAGTTACGCGATGACTCTGGCCGGGGCCATCGCGGCGCTGGGCCTGCCGGGCAAACCTATGGCGAACCCCTACCTTGCCCGGGCGCTGCCGCACGGACACCATGGAGTCCAACGGACAGCTGGGGTCTCCGCGGATTTCTGA
- a CDS encoding nitroreductase/quinone reductase family protein codes for MPNAFNQQIIDEFRARHGKVGGPFEGARLLLLTTTGARTGTPHTTPLGYYPDGGGRVLVIASAGGAPGHPDWFRNLVADPCVRVESGVFTYDARAVVLEGAERDRLFARAVEADPGWADYQAKTDRVIPVVALQEIAQDGPPRLNAGSVSEALKVVHDAFRRELALIRTEFETSGSRLGAQLRVNCLTLCQGLHQHHTGEDIGLFRVLADRHPEHAPLLDRLRDEYGRIAELAGELRRVVGEQHADPALVLPEVIRLTDALEAHLTYEEAQLIPLLDAATTG; via the coding sequence ATGCCCAACGCCTTCAACCAGCAGATCATCGATGAATTCCGCGCCCGTCACGGGAAAGTCGGCGGCCCTTTCGAAGGAGCCCGGCTCCTCCTGCTGACCACCACCGGGGCGCGCACCGGAACCCCGCACACCACCCCCCTCGGCTACTACCCCGACGGCGGCGGCCGGGTCCTCGTCATCGCCTCCGCGGGAGGCGCGCCCGGGCACCCGGACTGGTTCCGCAACCTCGTCGCCGACCCGTGCGTACGCGTCGAGAGCGGGGTCTTCACCTACGACGCGCGGGCCGTCGTCCTGGAGGGCGCCGAGCGGGACCGGCTCTTCGCCCGGGCGGTGGAGGCCGATCCGGGATGGGCCGACTACCAGGCGAAGACGGACCGCGTGATCCCCGTCGTCGCGCTCCAGGAGATCGCCCAGGACGGCCCGCCGCGTTTGAACGCCGGCTCCGTGAGCGAGGCACTGAAGGTCGTCCACGATGCCTTCCGGCGCGAACTGGCCCTGATCAGAACGGAGTTCGAGACCTCGGGCTCCCGGCTGGGTGCACAGCTCCGCGTCAACTGCCTCACCCTCTGCCAGGGCCTGCACCAGCACCACACCGGCGAGGACATCGGCCTCTTCCGTGTACTGGCCGACCGCCACCCCGAACACGCACCGCTGCTGGACCGGTTGCGCGACGAGTACGGGCGGATCGCCGAACTGGCCGGGGAACTGCGCCGTGTCGTCGGCGAGCAGCACGCCGACCCGGCCCTCGTGCTCCCCGAGGTGATACGCCTCACGGACGCACTCGAAGCCCATCTCACCTATGAAGAGGCCCAGTTGATTCCGCTCCTGGACGCGGCGACCACCGGCTGA